The genomic interval CCGTTTTCAAGGCCACGCGAAAGGGAAAGAGCTCCGCCGTCATCACGTTCTGCCACACGGCCGGGTCTTTGTTCATGAGTTCGCGCGCGGTCGCCTCGGAATCCGTTTCAAGCACGCACAACCCAAACGTGCGTTCATCGTTATTCGTTGTCCGTCCCACGAGGATCGCAGTGCCGCGCTTGGCAAGTTCTTCAAGATAGGCGAAGTGCTCGTCGAGTATTCGGCTTTCCGCCGGAGTAGGGCCCTTCGTGAGCATTTCGAGTCGAGCGGCACGAACGATGTAGATGAATTGCATGGCGGCTCCTCCGTGGTTCGCGGGGCATCCTGTACAGCCGAATTCATTATGACATCTCGCACGCCGGATCGTACACGGCAATCGGCATGGATAGCGCGTACGGAACTCCTACTGCGTGGGCTTTGCCCAGATTGGGAGTTCACCCGGCGAAATGCCCATGACCGGAATGATGATGAAGTAAGCAATCGCGACGGTGATCACGATGCTAAGGAAGTTTAGAACCAGACCGGCGCGCGCCATCTGCGGAATGGTCACGTGTCCCGTGCCGTAGACGAGCGCATTGGGCGGCGTGCCCGCGGGCATCATAAACGCCAGGGATGCGCTGAACGTGGCGGGGATCATGAGCAGCAGGGGATTGATGCTCAGAGTAGATGACGCGGTAACCGCGAGCACGGGCAGCATGATGGCTGTCAATGCGGTGTTCGATGCGAATTCGCTCATGAACGTTACGGTAACGGCAACGACCAGAAGCATGGTCAGCGGCGATGCGCCTTGAAGCACGTTAAGATGCCCGCCAAGCCATTGGATAAGTCCAGTGTCGTTGAATCCTTTGGCAATCGCGAAGCCGCCTCCAAACAGCAAGAGCACGCCCCAGGGTATGCGCTGCGCCCAATCCCAGTCGAGCGCATAGACTCCGCGTTTGCGATCGACGGGAATGAAGAAGAGCAACAGCGCGAAGGCGACGGCGACGGTGCCGTCATTGGCAAATCCCGGATGAGA from Candidatus Hydrogenedentota bacterium carries:
- a CDS encoding YciI family protein, producing MQFIYIVRAARLEMLTKGPTPAESRILDEHFAYLEELAKRGTAILVGRTTNNDERTFGLCVLETDSEATARELMNKDPAVWQNVMTAELFPFRVALKTGSPTGNR